The Nothobranchius furzeri strain GRZ-AD chromosome 6, NfurGRZ-RIMD1, whole genome shotgun sequence genome includes a region encoding these proteins:
- the LOC139070409 gene encoding piggyBac transposable element-derived protein 4-like, translating to MQVYTGKLPGEASEKNQGMRVVLQMSEGLQGHNITCDNFFTSYWLGDELQKRKLTMLGTIRKNKPELPSEILKMQGRPPHSSKFVFTEKATVVSYCPKKNKNVLVMSTMHTDASLSTREDKKPQMILDYNSTKGGVDNLDKVTATYSCQRKIARWPLVIFYNIVDVSANSAFVLWTEINQHWNVGKLYRRRLFLEELGKSLVTPEIQRRARPARSPAAAAIIENVRSASSDQCTMNPVDTGAKKRKRCQVCPSQ from the coding sequence ATGCAGGTGTACACTGGAAAGCTACCTGGAGAGGCATCTGAGAAGAATCAGGGGATGCGTGTGGTGCTGCAGATGAGTGAAGGGCTGCAAGGGCATAACATCACCTGTGACAACTTCTTTACATCCTACTGGCTTGGAGATGAACTTCAGAAAAGAAAGCTCACTATGTTGGGAACAATCAGGAAAAATAAACCAGAACTTCCCAGTGAAATTCTGAAGATGCAGGGAAGACCTCCACATTCCTCAAAATTTGTTTTCACCGAGAAAGCAACAGTTGTTTCATACTgcccaaagaaaaacaaaaatgttcttgTCATGAGCACAATGCACACAGATGCATCTCTGAGCACAAGAGAAGACAAAAAACCACAAATGATCCTGGACTACAACTCCACCAAAGGAGGAGTAGACAATCTTGACAAAGTCACAGCAACATACAGCTGCCAGCGCAAAATAGCTCGTTGGCCCTTGGTGATTTTCTACAACATTGTGGATGTGTCAGCTAACAGTGCCTTTGTCCTGTGGACTGAAATCAACCAACATTGGAATGTCGGCAAACTGTACCGACGTCGGCTTTTCCTAGAAGAACTGGGCAAAAGTCTTGTCACCCCCGAGATCCAGAGGCGAGCCAGACCAGCTCGatccccagcagcagcagctatcaTTGAAAACGTCAGGTCTGCATCATCTGACCAATGTACAATGAATCCAGTGGATACAGGCGCAAAGAAACGAAAAAGATGCCAGGTCTGTCCCTCACAATAA